Sequence from the Amaranthus tricolor cultivar Red isolate AtriRed21 chromosome 16, ASM2621246v1, whole genome shotgun sequence genome:
aaataaatgataaatttaccTTCTTTTACTTTATAACCAAATAGCCAACTACGACTAGTAATTAAAGCCTCAGCAGTATCCAGTTGAAGAGAAACTCTATACTTAGTAAGCACTCTACCTCCTAAGCTAAAAGCTGACTCGGATGCAACAGTAGTAATTGGAATGGCTAATAAATCCCTTGCCATACGCTCAACCTGGGCATGTCGAGTTTCATTTGTTTTCCACCATTGCAATACATCTAGTTCAAGATGATGATCAAGCCTAGACTCCTCAAGATAAATATCAAATTGTGACAAATTTCCACTAGTCCCTCCAGCAAAAGATGAAAATCCCTATTAAAGTACTAGTAATtagaaggttaaaataataacaatacaattataaaaaacttcgaaaaaaaaatacttacagGAAGATCATCATCCACGACATTACTACTAGCTTCATGGCCATAGGGAGTATCATTCCTTACATACTCCGCAAATAAATCATAGAGTTTGTCTTTGACTTGGTTGGCTTTCCAGGATCCATTTTGAGGATCCAAGTgttcaaaacaatatttgatcaattgaaatttataacgAGGATCCATCATGGCAGCAAAAGAAAGAACACTATAATTTTcccaatatttatcaaatttatttttcatattctttGCCATATCTTTTAAAAACTCATCTTCACTATCAGCATATTGTATCAACAAATATTCGATTCTCCACACACTTTTAAAGTACAAGTTGGCAGTTGGATAATTTACAATATACAGTAATCCTGTCATATACTTGATCCCGCCTAAATATGTTTGTGAGATAATTGTCTCTTAATTCAAGCTTTGCTAGAGTTTTACCGGCACAAATATAAACTTTCTAACAGTCTTGTTTCACTTCATAGTTCAAACAAGTGTACGAAAATCAAATGACAATCATATTTCCGTTCCAAAATACTTGTAACGTTTGACTTTTCACGCAGttcaatacactaattcaatctttaatatttctaattttgtataataaaaaattataaaaaattgatatttgttaaaatatagtgtgaaaggtaattaatgaatttaccctaatgtgaatgcatttaATGTTATTGTAGGTagaacttgcctataaatatacACCAATATACGAAAAACACGCATTAATGAGTAAAAACATTTCCATCTTTTAACTTTCACTCATTCTACTTCCAAGGTAATACGCTATCAGCACGAGCTCCACCTTTAATAatcaagaaggtaatattttttaaaacctaattaagcattttttttcatCGGTACCCACAAATGGACCAATAATCAAATGATATCAACATCGTCATCCAAGGTatttctaacacatttttatattttataatcagCTCTgacataataatcccaataatacAGATGGTCTACCAGTACCACCAACTCGTAATTCAGGTAtacgaccaactaataatccTCTAGTCCCACCGACTAATATTCCACCAGTACgaccaacaaataattcatcaacacaacCAACTATTAATGCTCCAACAACatcaactgaaaaaaaaaactcaaagtaATAAAAGAACTAAAGATGATGAAGGAGAAAAAAGTACGTTGCAAgacaaaaaaacccataaaataatttattggacaaTACAAGGACaatttattgcttttgttattattttattttatactgcctatatggctggttaaCTATTTTTTTACCGCCTAATtggacggttagtattatttatttctattgttattattctttaaACCGTCTATATTGCtggttaattgtttttcttttaccgcctaaatggacggttagcattttttttttcattctcgtATATTAATATGtgcatttttatttgtatttatatCTATGTacattttttttccattcaCCTTTTACTTTacgtatatataaataatacgGTATATTATACAATTTGGGATAACCCTCCATAAAAACGGATTACCCAATATTTTTACCACATATCCCTTATCCTTTCAACTttactctttacatcaaaaacccTCCTTCTCCTTCCACCGACAATGTACTcccataacaaaaacaatccatcttcttcctcttcccataacattaagaattataattatgaagaagtaatttattttaaagcgGAAACAAAATGCATATGATTttctttgtcatattttttgtttattagtgCATTTTGTATGATAATTTATACTAACATATTgtgtatatgttattttttttttacgctCTTTAGCATTAATTGTCTTtgattttatctatttttttttcattcttctcattattattatttctcttgttcttgatttatttgtaactttaattcataataataaaccaaagGGGAAAAGataatgaaattaaaacatcataatttttcttatgatttattattatgaaaatataagaattattgcattttcatacttacaaaacaattatatattatgtagcaagtatGGCAGAGATTACCAAAAGATTATTCAACATACTATACTCAAGAAGATGCCATCTTGAACTTAGAAACTCAAGGACTTAAACATACTGTATTGgaagtaaaagaaaaggatccaatagatggaactcaaactaccaaaataaaggtagctacaaatcaagaaaaggccaaAGCATTAGTCCTCTTGAGGCATCAAATTCATGATAGCCTTAAATCTgaatatttattcataaaagatCCCAAAACATTGTGGGACTCCCTTGTTGAAAGATTTGATCACCACAAAATGGTGTTTCTTCCACAAGCTAGCCATCAGTGGAAGAAtttctgattttaagactcTCAGTGAGTACAATTCAACATTATACCGAATTGCATCAATGTTACAATACTGTGAGCACCCAGTGATTGATGCAGAAATGATTGAACTCACATTATCTACTTTTCATCCATCAAATATCATTCAGCAACAACAATATAGTgaaagaaatttcaaaagatattcAGATCTGAGTGTAGTACTCTCACTGGCTGAACAACATAATGATCTTGTTTGGAAAAATCTAATATGAGAGACCTATTGGATCTCAAGCTATCCGTGAGACACACTCTACTGAAACACATGTGCCTGAAGCACATGCTGTTGAAAATAAAGGTTGTGGAAATTATAATAACCGCAGTAGCAGACGCGGAAATTTTCGAGGAAAATGACAAGGACAAGGTCGTGGAAATTTTAATGGACATGGTAGAAAGTTTCAAGGATTCGGTAGAGGCCACTTTCCCCAAAATGgttattacaataataattctcgaaggggaaaataagttgaagttaaaacttagagagataaggaggaagtagaatgagtaaaaATTAGAAGATGgaaatatttttacttattcatgtgtttttgttttacattggtgaacttccatatttataggcaagttctACCTACAATaacattgaatgcattcacattagggtaaatttattaattacctttcacactatatttcaacactcccccttgaatgcattctaattattaaaaaaaaagaataaaatattattacaatatatTAAAAACCTTGTCAGAAAAAACCCAATAGGATAAAAACCTGAACGAAGGGAAAAAGAATGCAGTGAGTATGACTTTCTCCCTGAGTTCAACAAATATTttgtagatgacacattccaattTTATGTACAAGTTGTTCGAACCTCTTTAATGGAAGGGCCTTTGTGAACAAATCTGCAAGATTTTCgcttgattgaatttgtttgacttttactattttatacttCTGTAGGTCATGTGCGAAGAAAAGTTTTGGTGCTATGTGTTTGGTTCTATCCCCCTTTATGAATCCTTCACTAACTTGTTCAGTACAACCAGTAttgtatttaaaaattataattggagGATTTTTTATCGAGCTTATCCCACATTCTTCTTGAATATGACTAATTACTGACCTTAACCAAACACATCCTCTACTTGTTTCATAAAGGGCGATCAATTCTGCATGGTTTGATGATGTAGCTGTCAGGTCTGTTTTGTAGATCTCCAAGATATTGCGGTATATGTGaatacatataaattttgtgatTTAGTCTTATGGGGATCTGATAAGTATCTAGCATCTGCGTATCCAACAAGAGTAGCATCTTGCTTTGATCGATAAAATAACCCGAGATCTTTAGTTCCTTAAAGGTAGCGCAACAAATGTTTTATCTCACTCCAATGTCTCTTTGTTGGTGAATTGctatatctaaccacttcatctttctcattcctttttcttacaaacaccCATTTATAACCAACCGGTTTTATACCGTTTGGTATTTAGGTAATTTGTCTAACAACTTCTCGTTTCTCAAGTGACTTTAATTCTGCTTGAATAGCATCTTTCCATTTTGGCCAATCATTCTTATGCCGACATTTTTGTATCGTTCTATATAATTTtcatcatttgttattttagtggCAATTGAATGAGCAAATGCATCATTAACaatatcattttcatcaagaaagtatttgttacaaatgTGGCATGACAGGGCATCGTTCACGTACATGTCGGACTACCAAACATTTGGTGGAGCTATATCTAGCTTTccaaaagaaaaaggggaaaCGTGTGGAAACAAACTGTAatgaagcaagcacctcaatgcCTAATGTTGATCCTTATAATAaagcaagcacctcaatgcctaatcttgacctttcagacttctatttggatggcgatgaaaatgataaagaatataacgaagatatttgaatttttctaaACAATGTTGTGATGCTTACTTagttgtattttctttttatatgcaatctttttttttatgtatttatatCATCTAAGGTTAATGAAATTTCATTTTAACtaattatctatttatttaatatgaagataTGGATCAGTTTGAAAATGGATTCAAATATCAATGCCTGTTAGACACCATCATCAAATATCTCAACAAGCACCGGTTTTATATCAATACGATATAATCCTGATGAGTATGctggtaatttttcataaaCGCTTTTTTTCCTCATTTCTCAGATGTGATGCATAAATATTCAGCATGATTTTCGGTCATTGTTtctaaatgataaccattttggcGTACATCTTTGAAACTTATGAGATTTCGTCGAAATTTACTCGAATATAAAGCATCATCAATTACTAGTTTTGTCCTATTTGGAAGTATTATTCGAGCTTTTCCATATCCTTCTATTAGTTTGGTAGTTCCAGAGGTTGTGGTGACATCTGCTTCCACCATCTTCAACTCAAAAAAGTATTCTTTGCGCTTTAGCATAGTGTGAGTTGTTCCACTATCTAGGAGGCATTGATATTTGAATCTATTTTCAAACTGATTCAtatcttcatattaaataaatagataattagttaaaataaaatttcattaacctTAGATGAtatcaatacataaaaaaaattgcatGTAAAAAGAAATACAACTAAGTAAGCATCACAACATTGTttagaaaaattcaaatatcttcgttatattctttatcattttcatcgccATCCAAATAGAAGTCTGAAAGGTCAAGATTAGACATTGACGTGCTTGCTTTATTATGAGGATCAACATTAGGCATAGAAGTGCTTGCTTCATTAAAGTTTGTTTCCACaccttttccctttttcttttgggaaGCTAGATATAGTTCCACCAAATGTTTGGTAGTCCGACATGTACGTGCCCAATGCCCTGTCATGCCAcatttgtaacaaatactttcttgatgaaaatgatattGTTAATGACGCACTTGCTCATTCAATTGCCACCGAAATAACAcatgatgaaaatgatatagaacCAAGAACGATACAAAAATGTCGGCATAAGAATGATTGGCCAAATGGAAAGATGTTATTCAAGCAGAATTAAAGTCACTTGAGAAACGAGAAGTTTTTAGACAAATTACCCAAACACCAAATGGTATAAAACCGGTCTGTTATAAATGggtgtttgtaagaaaaaggaATGAGAAAGATAAAGTGGTTAGATATAAGTCAGGACTTGTAGCACAAGGTTTTTTCCAAAGACCAGGGATTAATTATGAGGAAACGATATTCTGCAGTAGTAAATGCAACTACACTAAGATTTTTGATAAGTTTAACTGTCTCAAACAGGTTGCAAATGCGTCTTATGGCTGTTGTGACCGCATATTTATATGGATCACTTGATACAGACATTTATATGAAAGTCCCTGAAGGACTTAATTACCAGAAAACCACAAATCACGAGAAATGTTTTCCATAAAGCTGAAAATGTCACTTTATGGACTAAAACAATCTAGAAGAATGTGGTACAACCGTCTTAGTGAATATCTCCTGAAGAAGGATttgaaaatgatcaaatcagtccttgtttatttattaaacgAACTCAATCAGGATTTCCTATAGTtgcagtttatgttgatga
This genomic interval carries:
- the LOC130803122 gene encoding zinc finger BED domain-containing protein DAYSLEEPER-like isoform X2, which gives rise to MTGLLYIVNYPTANLYFKSVWRIEYLLIQYADSEDEFLKDMAKNMKNKFDKYWENYSVLSFAAMMDPRYKFQLIKYCFEHLDPQNGSWKANQVKDKLYDLFAEYVRNDTPYGHEASSNVVDDDLPGFSSFAGGTSGNLSQFDIYLEESRLDHHLELDVLQWWKTNETRHAQVERMARDLLAIPITTVASESAFSLGGRVLTKYRVSLQLDTAEALITSRSWLFGYKVKEDPLENGLEVDLQPMCNEEANKDLEDEDEKEDEGEEENQNKDEVFEPAPTRVLLTEAITGSLRKLKACCTLARDRFKSLEKRGIIVPSAKSNRK
- the LOC130803122 gene encoding zinc finger BED domain-containing protein DAYSLEEPER-like isoform X1 — its product is MTGLLYIVNYPTANLYFKSVWRIEYLLIQYADSEDEFLKDMAKNMKNKFDKYWENYSVLSFAAMMDPRYKFQLIKYCFEHLDPQNGSWKANQVKDKLYDLFAEYVRNDTPYGHEASSNVVDDDLPGFSSFAGGTSGNLSQFDIYLEESRLDHHLELDVLQWWKTNETRHAQVERMARDLLAIPITTVASESAFSLGGRVLTKYRVSLQLDTAEALITSRSWLFGYKVKEDPLENGLEVDLQPMCNEEANKDLEDEDEKEDEGEEENQNKDEVFEQFEPAPTRVLLTEAITGSLRKLKACCTLARDRFKSLEKRGIIVPSAKSNRK
- the LOC130803122 gene encoding zinc finger BED domain-containing protein DAYSLEEPER-like isoform X3, which gives rise to MTGLLYIVNYPTANLYFKSVWRIEYLLIQYADSEDEFLKDMAKNMKNKFDKYWENYSVLSFAAMMDPRYKFQLIKYCFEHLDPQNGSWKANQVKDKLYDLFAEYVRNDTPYGHEASSNVVDDDLPGFSSFAGGTSGNLSQFDIYLEESRLDHHLELDVLQWWKTNETRHAQVERMARDLLAIPITTVASESAFSLGGRVLTKYRVSLQLDTAEALITSRSWLFGYKVKEDPLENGLEVDLQPMCNEEANKDLEDEDEKEDEGEEENQNKDEVFEQFAI